In Arthrobacter alpinus, a single window of DNA contains:
- the argJ gene encoding bifunctional glutamate N-acetyltransferase/amino-acid acetyltransferase ArgJ, with amino-acid sequence MSVTTPLGFRAAGVTAGLKKSGNPDMALVVNDGPDFHAAAVFTTNRVAAAPIHWSRQVLSDGRVDAVVLNSGGANACTGPEGFQNTHATAEKVAEVLGLSATDIAVCSTGLIGEQLPMDKILPGVEAVAAALTAEGGAAAAAAIMTTDTVPKEAVWTLPANEDGISYTIGGMAKGAGMLAPGLATMLVVITTDAGVETEALDAALRDAVRVTFSRADSDGCMSTNDTVLLMASGASKAIPNMDEFTAGLTQVCATLARSLIADAEGASHDIAIITKNADSERDAEVVSREVARSNLFKAAIFGNDPNWGRVLSAVGTTDAVFDPDKINVSINGIQICRNGCIGDSRDLVDLTPREVTVEIDLNAGSAEATIWTNDLTHAYVEENSAYSS; translated from the coding sequence ATGAGCGTGACCACCCCACTTGGCTTCCGGGCCGCCGGCGTAACAGCCGGACTCAAGAAATCAGGCAACCCGGATATGGCCCTCGTGGTCAACGACGGTCCTGACTTCCACGCCGCAGCAGTCTTCACCACCAACCGTGTGGCGGCCGCTCCCATTCACTGGTCCCGCCAGGTCCTCAGTGACGGCCGCGTTGACGCAGTAGTCCTGAATTCCGGCGGCGCCAACGCCTGCACGGGCCCCGAGGGGTTCCAGAACACGCACGCCACGGCCGAGAAAGTTGCCGAAGTATTGGGCCTCTCCGCCACGGACATTGCTGTCTGCTCCACCGGCCTGATCGGCGAACAGCTGCCCATGGACAAGATCCTGCCCGGCGTTGAGGCTGTTGCCGCTGCCCTGACGGCCGAGGGCGGAGCTGCCGCCGCTGCCGCGATCATGACCACCGACACTGTCCCCAAGGAAGCGGTGTGGACCTTACCTGCCAACGAGGATGGAATCAGCTACACCATCGGTGGAATGGCAAAGGGCGCTGGCATGCTGGCCCCCGGCCTGGCCACCATGCTGGTTGTCATCACCACCGACGCCGGTGTTGAAACTGAGGCCCTCGACGCCGCCCTGCGCGACGCCGTCCGCGTCACCTTCAGCCGGGCAGATTCCGACGGTTGCATGTCAACCAATGACACCGTGCTGCTCATGGCCTCCGGGGCATCCAAGGCAATCCCGAACATGGACGAGTTCACCGCAGGCCTCACACAGGTGTGCGCCACGCTGGCCCGTTCACTCATTGCGGATGCAGAAGGTGCCAGCCACGACATCGCCATCATCACCAAGAACGCAGACAGCGAACGCGACGCCGAGGTAGTCTCACGCGAAGTGGCCCGCTCCAACCTCTTCAAGGCGGCCATCTTCGGCAACGACCCCAACTGGGGCCGTGTGCTCTCTGCCGTAGGCACCACCGACGCCGTCTTCGATCCGGACAAGATCAACGTCAGCATCAACGGCATTCAAATCTGCCGCAACGGCTGCATCGGCGACTCCAGAGACCTCGTGGACCTCACCCCCCGTGAAGTCACCGTCGAGATCGACCTCAACGCCGGTTCGGCCGAGGCCACCATCTGGACGAACGACCTCACACACGCGTACGTCGAAGAAAACAGCGCCTACTCCTCGTAG
- the argB gene encoding acetylglutamate kinase: protein MGSVATAQGKAGTLIEALPWIQQFAGTVVVVKYGGNAMINDELRRAFAEDIVFMHHVGIKPVVVHGGGPQINAMLKRLDIKSEFKGGLRVTTPEAMDVVRMVLTGQVGRQLVGLINEHGPYAVGLSGEDGALLQAERTGTVVDGLPVDLGLVGEVVGVNPGAILDLLEAGRIPVISTVAPEVGDASTVLNVNADTAAAALAIALNASRLVILTDVEGLYANWPDKSSLLSEIGAGTLRAMLPELESGMIPKMGACLAAVDGGVARAAVVDGRSAHSVLLELMTFEGNGTQIFPDEDQN, encoded by the coding sequence ATGGGTTCGGTGGCAACAGCGCAGGGTAAGGCTGGCACGCTGATTGAGGCGTTGCCGTGGATTCAACAGTTCGCCGGCACGGTGGTGGTTGTTAAGTACGGCGGCAACGCCATGATCAACGATGAGTTGCGGCGCGCGTTCGCCGAGGACATCGTCTTTATGCACCATGTGGGCATCAAGCCCGTGGTGGTGCACGGTGGCGGGCCACAGATCAACGCCATGCTCAAGCGCCTGGACATCAAGAGCGAGTTCAAGGGCGGGCTGCGCGTCACCACGCCCGAGGCCATGGACGTTGTGCGCATGGTTCTGACGGGTCAGGTTGGCCGCCAGCTGGTCGGCTTGATCAATGAGCACGGGCCGTACGCTGTGGGGCTTTCCGGTGAGGATGGCGCGCTGCTGCAGGCCGAGCGTACAGGCACGGTGGTGGACGGTTTGCCCGTGGACCTGGGCCTGGTTGGTGAGGTTGTGGGTGTGAACCCCGGCGCCATCCTTGACCTGCTCGAGGCCGGCCGGATCCCCGTGATCTCCACGGTGGCCCCCGAGGTAGGGGACGCCTCCACCGTTTTGAACGTCAACGCTGATACGGCCGCTGCGGCCCTGGCGATCGCATTGAACGCCTCACGCTTGGTGATCCTGACCGACGTCGAGGGTCTCTACGCAAACTGGCCGGACAAATCCTCGCTGCTCAGCGAGATCGGCGCCGGCACGCTGCGGGCCATGCTGCCAGAGCTGGAGTCGGGCATGATCCCCAAGATGGGAGCCTGCCTGGCCGCGGTCGACGGCGGGGTGGCTCGTGCCGCCGTCGTGGACGGCCGTAGCGCTCACTCCGTGCTGCTGGAATTGATGACTTTTGAAGGCAATGGAACGCAAATTTTCCCCGATGAGGACCAAAACTGA
- a CDS encoding acetylornithine transaminase, with protein MTEPSNDNTINLGTANAAAVTGTGTSAQWLARYRDSLMGVFGNPQRVLVRGAGALVWDADGKEYLDLLGGIAVNALGHAHPFVTSVIASQLSTLGHVSNFFTSPTQIALAEKLLELSQAPIGSKVFFANSGTEANEAAFKLARAHGGKERPTILALEGGFHGRTMGALAMTAKQAYREPFEPMPAGVRHIAFNDIDALRAAMDGSVAALVIEPIQGEAGVRPLSAEYLRAARDLTHEHGALLILDEVQTGVGRTGTWFAGVSAGITPDAMTLAKGLGGGFPIGAIITFGEESSRLLSAGQHGTTFGGNPVATAAALATLHVLESQDVLGNVKAISELFAEGLAKVDGVTEVRAFGLLIGFDLAEPVAAGVVAAALDAGFIVNAPRPNTIRLAPPLNLTAKQAQSFIAALPALLETAIAAHNSEGKS; from the coding sequence ATGACTGAGCCGAGTAACGACAACACCATTAATCTAGGCACCGCCAACGCTGCGGCCGTGACGGGTACAGGGACCAGCGCCCAGTGGCTGGCACGCTACAGGGATTCACTCATGGGTGTCTTTGGCAACCCCCAGCGAGTCCTGGTCCGCGGCGCCGGCGCCCTCGTGTGGGACGCCGACGGCAAGGAATATTTGGACCTCTTGGGCGGCATCGCCGTTAACGCCCTGGGTCATGCCCACCCGTTCGTCACCTCCGTGATCGCAAGCCAGCTGTCGACCCTGGGTCACGTGTCCAACTTCTTTACGAGCCCCACGCAGATCGCGCTGGCTGAAAAGCTGCTCGAGTTGAGCCAGGCACCCATCGGTTCCAAGGTGTTCTTCGCCAACTCGGGCACCGAGGCCAACGAGGCCGCGTTCAAGCTGGCCCGTGCCCACGGTGGCAAGGAACGCCCCACGATTTTGGCACTTGAGGGCGGCTTCCATGGCCGCACCATGGGTGCCCTCGCTATGACAGCCAAGCAGGCCTACCGGGAGCCTTTCGAGCCCATGCCCGCCGGTGTGCGCCACATCGCGTTCAATGACATTGACGCCCTGCGCGCCGCCATGGACGGCTCCGTTGCAGCCCTCGTGATCGAACCCATTCAAGGCGAGGCCGGCGTCCGTCCGCTTTCCGCCGAGTACCTGCGGGCCGCCAGGGACTTGACCCATGAACACGGCGCCCTCCTGATCCTCGATGAGGTTCAGACCGGCGTTGGCCGTACCGGCACCTGGTTTGCAGGAGTCAGTGCGGGCATCACCCCGGACGCCATGACCCTGGCCAAGGGCTTGGGTGGCGGCTTCCCGATCGGCGCCATCATCACCTTTGGCGAGGAATCCTCCCGGTTGCTCAGCGCCGGACAGCACGGGACCACCTTCGGCGGCAACCCGGTGGCCACCGCAGCGGCACTGGCCACCTTGCACGTGCTGGAATCTCAGGATGTGCTCGGCAATGTGAAGGCTATCAGTGAGCTTTTTGCCGAAGGCCTGGCCAAGGTCGACGGCGTCACGGAGGTTCGTGCCTTCGGCCTCCTGATTGGCTTTGACTTGGCAGAGCCCGTGGCGGCCGGAGTTGTCGCGGCGGCCCTGGATGCCGGCTTCATCGTCAACGCTCCACGCCCCAACACCATCCGCCTGGCTCCGCCGTTGAACCTGACGGCAAAGCAGGCCCAGTCCTTTATTGCAGCCCTGCCGGCGCTCCTGGAGACGGCCATCGCCGCTCATAATTCGGAAGGAAAGTCCTGA
- a CDS encoding quinone oxidoreductase family protein, whose translation MTEYANAIVATAPGGPDVLELTQVPMPVAAPGELLVKIAAVGVNFIESYQREGIYKVPYPFTPGTEASGQVVAVGNNVAGFAVGDSVATAEGIACYAEYAIFPAEKAFHVPAGVPMDVAAALPLQGMTAHYLMNSTYHVEPGQTVLLHAGAGGVGLLLTQMLKERGARVITTVSTEEKEELSRVAGADEVLRYENFAPNVREFTDGIGVDVVFDGVGKDTFDGSLASLRTRGMLVLFGGASGQVPPLDLQRLNSGGSLFVTRPTLGNYLLNAQERSWRSTEVFNAAASGTLTARIGARFPLAEAGAAHAALQGRVTTGKVILEP comes from the coding sequence ATGACCGAGTACGCCAACGCCATCGTCGCCACCGCCCCTGGTGGTCCCGACGTCTTGGAACTAACCCAAGTCCCCATGCCCGTGGCCGCGCCCGGCGAATTGCTCGTGAAGATTGCTGCCGTAGGCGTGAACTTCATCGAAAGTTACCAGCGCGAGGGCATCTACAAGGTCCCCTACCCCTTCACTCCGGGAACGGAGGCGTCAGGCCAGGTGGTTGCCGTGGGTAACAACGTGGCAGGCTTCGCAGTGGGTGACAGCGTTGCCACGGCTGAAGGCATCGCTTGCTACGCCGAATACGCCATCTTTCCGGCCGAGAAGGCGTTTCATGTTCCGGCGGGCGTGCCCATGGATGTTGCTGCGGCGCTCCCCCTGCAGGGCATGACGGCTCATTACCTGATGAATTCCACCTATCACGTTGAGCCTGGCCAGACCGTGCTGCTGCACGCCGGCGCCGGGGGCGTTGGGCTGCTGCTGACGCAGATGCTGAAGGAACGCGGCGCCCGGGTCATCACAACGGTTTCCACAGAAGAAAAAGAAGAACTATCCCGCGTGGCCGGCGCCGACGAGGTTCTGCGCTACGAGAACTTTGCCCCAAACGTGCGCGAATTCACCGACGGCATTGGCGTTGATGTGGTGTTCGACGGCGTTGGCAAGGACACCTTCGACGGCTCGCTTGCATCGCTGCGCACCCGGGGCATGCTGGTGCTCTTTGGCGGCGCGTCAGGTCAGGTGCCGCCGCTTGATTTGCAGCGGTTGAACAGCGGCGGCTCACTGTTCGTCACCCGCCCCACGCTGGGCAACTACCTCCTGAACGCCCAGGAGCGCAGTTGGCGTTCAACGGAGGTGTTCAATGCGGCCGCTTCGGGTACATTGACGGCCCGCATCGGCGCCCGATTCCCGCTTGCCGAGGCAGGCGCGGCCCATGCCGCCTTGCAGGGACGCGTCACCACGGGCAAGGTCATCCTGGAGCCTTAG
- the argC gene encoding N-acetyl-gamma-glutamyl-phosphate reductase yields MTISVAVSGASGYAGGEVLRLLASHPNVTIGAITAHSNAGTRLGSLAPNLHALADRVLVETTVENLSGHDVVFLALPHGASAAIAAQLPESTLVIDAGADHRLQDAAAWEKFYGSEHAGTWPYGLPELPGHREKLRGSKRVAVPGCYPTSSLLALMPGFAAGALLPDDVVIVAASGTSGAGKAAKINLIGSEVMGSMSPYGVGGGHRHTPEIEQGLSNASGLDVKVSFTPTLAPMSRGILTTATAKVSAEIAAMEDPATALREIWEEAYAEEPFVRLLPEGQWPTTKSVQGSNYAALQIAYDAHVNRVIVCCVIDNLTKGTAGGAVQSMNIALGLPETTGLTFQGVAP; encoded by the coding sequence ATGACAATTTCAGTAGCCGTCTCCGGAGCCAGTGGTTACGCCGGGGGAGAGGTGCTGCGCCTGCTGGCCAGCCACCCCAACGTAACGATCGGCGCCATCACAGCGCACAGTAACGCCGGCACCCGCTTGGGCAGCCTTGCCCCGAACTTGCACGCCCTGGCCGATCGCGTCCTGGTTGAGACCACGGTGGAGAACCTGTCGGGACACGATGTTGTTTTCCTGGCCCTGCCGCACGGAGCCTCGGCTGCCATCGCGGCCCAGCTGCCCGAAAGCACCCTGGTGATCGACGCCGGAGCCGACCACCGCCTGCAGGATGCTGCGGCATGGGAAAAATTCTACGGTTCAGAACACGCCGGCACCTGGCCCTATGGTCTTCCTGAACTACCAGGCCACCGTGAAAAGCTCCGCGGCTCTAAGCGCGTGGCTGTTCCGGGTTGCTACCCCACGAGCTCATTGTTGGCCCTCATGCCCGGCTTTGCCGCCGGCGCCCTGCTGCCGGACGACGTCGTGATTGTCGCAGCATCGGGCACCTCCGGCGCCGGCAAGGCCGCCAAAATCAACCTCATTGGTTCCGAGGTCATGGGCTCCATGAGTCCTTACGGCGTTGGTGGCGGCCACAGGCACACCCCCGAGATCGAACAGGGCCTCTCCAACGCCTCCGGTCTGGACGTGAAGGTTTCCTTCACCCCCACCCTGGCGCCCATGAGCCGTGGCATCCTCACCACCGCCACAGCCAAGGTTTCCGCCGAAATCGCCGCGATGGAGGATCCAGCAACGGCTCTTCGCGAAATTTGGGAAGAAGCCTACGCGGAGGAACCATTTGTGCGTTTACTCCCCGAAGGCCAGTGGCCCACCACTAAATCAGTACAGGGTTCAAACTACGCAGCCCTGCAGATCGCCTACGATGCCCACGTCAACCGGGTGATTGTCTGCTGTGTCATTGACAATCTCACCAAGGGAACGGCCGGCGGGGCGGTACAGTCAATGAACATTGCACTCGGCCTGCCCGAAACCACAGGCCTGACCTTCCAAGGAGTAGCACCATGA